One Cryobacterium psychrophilum DNA segment encodes these proteins:
- a CDS encoding ABC transporter ATP-binding protein, with protein MSAGVLLHEVSKSFGAARTPALTGVTLAVADGSCTAILGPSGSGKSTILRVIAGLDEVSGGTVHVDGVDVAGVPSEQRGIGLVFQRPLLFPHLSVLDNVAFSHRVGGASRAGSRRHAQHYLDLVQLGGFGGRPIQALSGGQEQRVAIARALAAAPRVLLLDEPFSALDPALREDMHLLLDDVRSALSPTIILVTHDREEAAAVADRIAVIHNGALLQHDTVDRIYHRPASTRVSRLMGGLNEIPGHVHGAMHVSPLGQVPVSPGTPEGPGILVIRHEAIEVSRCTDNEPSASGVVGHVSRVRQFGPRRMVTVTFGDGSELFAALPPGDGMYDGCRVVLTLPTEAVSVVPR; from the coding sequence ATGAGTGCCGGTGTGTTGCTTCACGAGGTATCGAAGTCGTTCGGGGCGGCGCGAACGCCAGCGTTGACCGGGGTCACGCTCGCCGTGGCGGACGGGTCCTGCACGGCGATTCTCGGGCCGAGCGGTTCGGGCAAGAGCACCATCCTCCGGGTGATCGCGGGCCTCGACGAGGTCAGCGGCGGCACCGTGCACGTGGACGGGGTCGATGTTGCCGGGGTCCCGTCGGAGCAGCGCGGCATCGGCTTGGTGTTCCAGCGCCCGTTGCTCTTCCCGCACCTGAGCGTGCTGGACAACGTCGCCTTCTCCCATCGGGTGGGCGGCGCGAGCCGGGCCGGCTCCCGCCGCCATGCCCAGCACTACCTCGATCTCGTGCAGCTGGGTGGCTTCGGCGGCCGGCCCATCCAGGCGCTCTCCGGCGGGCAGGAGCAACGCGTCGCCATCGCCCGCGCCCTGGCCGCGGCGCCGCGCGTGCTCCTCCTCGACGAACCGTTCAGCGCCCTGGATCCTGCGCTGCGGGAGGACATGCACCTGCTGCTCGACGACGTTCGCAGCGCCCTGTCCCCCACCATCATCCTGGTCACCCATGACCGCGAAGAGGCCGCCGCCGTCGCCGACCGCATCGCGGTCATCCACAACGGCGCGCTCCTCCAGCACGACACCGTGGATCGCATCTACCACCGACCGGCATCCACTCGGGTGTCCCGTCTGATGGGCGGGCTCAACGAGATTCCCGGCCACGTACACGGCGCAATGCACGTCTCCCCCCTCGGCCAGGTCCCGGTGTCGCCGGGCACGCCTGAGGGCCCCGGCATTCTCGTCATCCGCCACGAGGCCATTGAGGTCTCCCGCTGCACCGACAACGAGCCATCCGCCTCGGGTGTCGTGGGGCACGTCTCGCGGGTGCGTCAGTTCGGGCCACGCCGCATGGTGACCGTGACCTTCGGCGACGGCAGCGAGTTGTTCGCGGCGCTCCCACCGGGCGACGGGATGTACGACGGATGCCGAGTGGTGCTTACCCTGCCGACCGAGGCCGTGTCTGTCGTACCCCGGTAA